Proteins from one Fragaria vesca subsp. vesca linkage group LG6, FraVesHawaii_1.0, whole genome shotgun sequence genomic window:
- the LOC101311296 gene encoding shikimate kinase 1, chloroplastic-like, translating into MEARAVVKGFQFCTWIDSEKVKRRPPSGSARFSRRLKEEQSKRQVLVAAAHLPKSNRHRHVAVDYSHWNPASTMESGNFLAHFDEAPVLKTKSQEIEPYLNGRCIYLVGMMGSGKTTVGKILSQALNYSFVDSDTFVEHEVGGKSVAEIFKLYGEGFFRDKETEALRKLSMMQRYVVSTGGGAVVRPVNWKCMQKGISVWLDVPLEALAQRIADVGTGSRPLLHHGPGDAYSKTFMRLSSLFEERGDAYANANARVSLENIAAKMGYRDVSNLSPAAIALEALQQIEWFLEEERGRARVF; encoded by the exons ATGGAGGCGAGAGCTGTGGTGAAGGGGTTTCAGTTTTGTACATGGATTGATTCGGAGAAGGTGAAGAGGAGACCCCCGAGTGGCTCGGCGCGGTTTTCGAGGAGGTTGAAGGAGGAGCAAAGCAAGCGTCAGGTGCTTGTTGCGGCTGCTCACCTACCCAAATCGAATCGGCATCGACATGTCGCTGTGGATTACAGCCACTGGAATCCAG CTTCCACAATGGAATCTGGAAACTTTCTTGCTCATTTTGATGAAGCTCCTGTTCTGAAG ACTAAGTCCCAAGAGATTGAGCCATACTTAAACGGTCGCTGTATATATCTTGTTG GTATGATGGGGTCTGGGAAAACAACTGTTGGCAAGATTTTGTCACAGGCACTTAATTATTCATTTGTTGATAG TGATACATTCGTGGAGCATGAGGTAGGTGGAAAAAGTGTAGCTGAAATTTTCAAGCTCTATGGAGAGGGTTTCTTTAGAGACAAGGAG ACTGAGGCCTTACGAAAGCTGTCTATGATGCAACGCTATGTTGTTTCTACTGGTGGTGGTGCTGTAGTTCGGCCAGTCAACTG GAAATGTATGCAGAAGGGCATTAGTGTATGGTTAGATGTACCCTTGGAAGCCTTGGCCCAGAGAATTGCAGATGTGGGAACTGGTTCTCGACCACTATTGCATCATGGGCCAGGGGATGCGTACAGCAAA ACCTTTATGCGTCTATCTAGTCTTTTCGAAGAGAGAGGTGATGCATATGCCAATGCCAATGCTCGGGTTTCCTTGGAAA ATATTGCAGCCAAAATGGGTTATAGAGATGTATCCAACCTCTCACCTGCTGCTATTGCTCTTGAG GCACTTCAACAAATTGAATGGTTTCTGGAGGAAGAGAGAGGTCGTGCTCGTGTATTCTAA